The Saccharothrix variisporea genome has a segment encoding these proteins:
- the urtC gene encoding urea ABC transporter permease subunit UrtC, translated as MNLKALLTGRWAVVGGFALAAVLLLVVAPALLSSFRLGLLGKYLCYAMVAVGIGLAWGRGGMLVLGQGVFFGLGAYIMAMHLKLADAPASTGVPDFMALISSDGVPVWWEPFRSGVVTVLAVVLVPSAVAVLLGLATFRRRVRGAYFAILSQALAAAFAILLVGNPRSTGGSTGLNNFKGFFGFSLRDPANRLMLYVIAVVALLAMVAVARQMMVSRYGELLVACRDAEERVRFLGYDPAVIKTVAYAVAAAMAGVAGALFVPIVGIVSPNDVGIVPSIGLLIGVAIGGRTTLLGPVLGAIAVAWAETSLSERFPSGWTYAQGLVFMLVVAFLPGGLASLRRRPPGAAQPSPVPTLSGSSR; from the coding sequence ATGAACCTCAAGGCGTTGCTCACCGGCAGGTGGGCGGTGGTCGGGGGGTTCGCGCTCGCCGCGGTGCTCCTGCTCGTCGTCGCCCCCGCGCTGCTCTCGTCGTTCCGGCTCGGCCTGCTGGGCAAGTACCTCTGCTACGCCATGGTCGCCGTCGGCATCGGGCTGGCGTGGGGTCGCGGCGGCATGCTGGTGCTCGGTCAGGGCGTGTTCTTCGGGCTCGGCGCCTACATCATGGCCATGCACCTGAAGCTGGCCGACGCGCCGGCGAGCACCGGCGTGCCCGACTTCATGGCGTTGATCTCCTCGGACGGCGTGCCGGTCTGGTGGGAGCCGTTCCGGTCCGGGGTGGTGACCGTGCTCGCGGTCGTCCTCGTCCCCTCGGCGGTGGCCGTCCTGCTGGGGCTGGCCACCTTCCGCAGGCGGGTGCGCGGCGCGTACTTCGCCATCCTGTCGCAAGCACTAGCGGCAGCGTTCGCGATCCTGTTGGTCGGCAACCCGCGCAGCACCGGCGGGTCCACGGGGCTCAACAACTTCAAGGGTTTCTTCGGGTTTTCCCTGCGCGACCCGGCGAACCGGCTGATGCTCTACGTCATCGCGGTGGTCGCCTTGTTGGCGATGGTCGCCGTGGCACGGCAGATGATGGTCAGCCGGTACGGCGAACTGCTCGTGGCGTGTCGTGACGCCGAAGAGCGCGTGCGGTTCCTCGGCTACGACCCGGCCGTGATCAAGACCGTGGCCTACGCGGTCGCCGCGGCGATGGCCGGAGTCGCGGGGGCGTTGTTCGTGCCGATCGTGGGCATCGTCTCGCCCAACGACGTCGGCATCGTCCCCTCGATCGGACTGCTGATCGGCGTCGCCATCGGCGGGCGCACGACGTTGCTCGGGCCGGTCCTGGGCGCCATCGCCGTCGCGTGGGCGGAGACGTCGCTCTCGGAACGGTTCCCGTCGGGCTGGACCTACGCGCAGGGGCTGGTGTTCATGCTGGTCGTGGCGTTCCTGCCGGGCGGACTCGCGTCGCTGCGGCGGCGGCCACCGGGTGCGGCGCAACCCTCGCCCGTCCCGACTCTCTCGGGGAGCTCACGGTGA
- a CDS encoding GntR family transcriptional regulator — protein sequence MSTSDTTDEPPSLRERVYLELREEVLGGRIRSTERLTEPRLSKRYGVSRTPVRDALTRLVADGLLVREEWGHSVVVPSMAQVRDLYEVRIAVELRGISRSIENPRVRHDVDALGAELEHWYALRATPPEPSPEFVLETERFHTALLAASGNAELVAVLANVTRRLRRVRMDDFTVPGRIETSIDEHIEIAERLAAGHLETAHRLLHEHIGASLETVVQSARMPHR from the coding sequence ATGTCCACAAGCGACACCACCGACGAGCCGCCCTCGCTGCGCGAGCGCGTCTACCTGGAGTTGCGCGAGGAGGTGCTGGGCGGGCGGATCCGCTCCACCGAACGGCTCACCGAGCCGCGCCTGTCGAAGCGGTACGGGGTGTCGCGCACGCCGGTGCGCGATGCCCTGACCCGGCTCGTGGCCGACGGTCTGCTCGTCCGCGAGGAGTGGGGCCACTCGGTGGTCGTGCCGAGCATGGCCCAGGTCCGCGACCTGTACGAGGTGCGCATCGCGGTCGAGCTGCGCGGCATCAGCCGGAGCATCGAGAACCCCCGTGTGCGCCACGACGTCGACGCCCTCGGCGCCGAGCTGGAGCACTGGTACGCGCTGCGGGCCACACCCCCGGAGCCGTCACCGGAGTTCGTGCTCGAGACCGAACGCTTCCACACCGCACTGCTCGCCGCCTCCGGCAACGCCGAACTGGTGGCGGTGCTGGCGAACGTGACCCGCCGCCTCCGCCGGGTCCGCATGGACGACTTCACGGTCCCCGGCCGGATCGAGACGTCGATCGACGAGCACATCGAGATCGCCGAACGGTTAGCCGCCGGCCACCTGGAGACCGCCCACCGCCTGCTGCACGAGCACATCGGGGCGTCGCTGGAGACCGTAGTTCAGTCGGCGAGGATGCCCCACCGGTAG
- a CDS encoding DegT/DnrJ/EryC1/StrS family aminotransferase, whose amino-acid sequence MDHFDTAVVLGRVLTSGVIMSIERNDRELPALERLLCKTSGRPRVTLVNSVTAGLHSALAGLGLGHGDDVAVPALADAHRRFLAWLGVRAHEGGTPAFAHLSAGPDDAGRLGALLATTAGVPAVVLDLTGLGFGPAAAVLFDDEDAWRRAERLKIFGTFDLRTMWTQTEADDGVGGVQFNYRLSPLVAACVRMALTTRGERA is encoded by the coding sequence ATGGACCACTTCGACACCGCGGTAGTGCTCGGCAGGGTGCTGACCTCCGGTGTGATCATGAGCATCGAGCGCAACGACCGCGAACTGCCCGCGCTGGAACGGCTGCTGTGCAAGACCTCCGGACGACCGAGGGTCACCCTGGTCAACAGCGTCACCGCGGGCCTGCACTCGGCGCTGGCGGGGTTGGGCCTGGGCCACGGCGACGACGTCGCGGTGCCCGCCCTGGCCGACGCCCACCGCCGGTTCCTGGCCTGGCTCGGCGTCCGGGCGCACGAGGGCGGCACGCCCGCGTTCGCCCACCTGTCGGCCGGCCCGGACGACGCCGGCAGGCTCGGTGCGCTGCTCGCCACCACCGCCGGGGTGCCCGCCGTGGTGCTGGACCTGACCGGGCTGGGTTTCGGCCCGGCCGCGGCGGTGCTGTTCGACGACGAGGACGCGTGGCGGCGCGCGGAGCGGCTGAAGATCTTCGGCACGTTCGACCTGCGCACGATGTGGACGCAGACCGAGGCCGACGACGGTGTCGGCGGCGTGCAGTTCAACTACCGGCTGAGCCCCCTGGTCGCCGCCTGCGTCCGGATGGCCCTCACCACGCGAGGAGAGCGGGCGTGA
- the urtD gene encoding urea ABC transporter ATP-binding protein UrtD, with product MNADYLELTDLTVSFDGFVAVDRVNLSVLPGDLRFLIGPNGAGKTTLIDAVSGLVPATGAARWAGVDLVGRKVHRIARLGVGRTFQTATVFEELTVTQNLDIAAGARRGVLTLARRRTRVPEVVVEAMETVGLTERADALAGTLSHGQKQWLEIGMLLVQDAKLLMLDEPVAGMSSDEKDETGRLLQRVAAGRTVVVVEHDMDFMRAFATSVTVLHAGKVLAEGSVAQVQADPRVQEVYLGPGRHSEAALGEGV from the coding sequence GTGAACGCCGACTACCTGGAGCTGACCGACCTGACCGTGAGCTTCGACGGGTTCGTGGCCGTGGACCGCGTGAACCTCTCGGTGCTGCCGGGTGACCTGCGCTTCCTCATCGGCCCCAACGGCGCCGGCAAGACCACCCTGATCGACGCGGTGTCGGGCCTGGTGCCGGCCACCGGAGCGGCGCGGTGGGCGGGGGTGGACCTGGTGGGTCGCAAGGTGCACCGCATCGCCCGGCTCGGCGTCGGACGCACCTTCCAGACCGCGACGGTGTTCGAAGAGCTCACGGTGACGCAGAACCTCGACATCGCGGCCGGTGCCCGGCGCGGGGTGCTCACGCTGGCCAGGCGGCGCACCCGGGTGCCCGAGGTGGTGGTCGAGGCGATGGAGACGGTCGGGCTGACCGAGCGCGCCGACGCCCTCGCGGGCACGTTGTCGCACGGGCAGAAGCAGTGGCTGGAGATCGGCATGCTGCTGGTGCAGGACGCCAAGCTGCTCATGCTCGACGAGCCGGTGGCCGGCATGAGCTCCGACGAGAAGGACGAGACGGGGCGGCTGCTCCAGCGCGTCGCCGCCGGCCGCACGGTCGTGGTGGTCGAGCACGACATGGACTTCATGCGGGCCTTCGCCACGTCCGTGACCGTGCTGCACGCCGGGAAGGTGCTCGCCGAGGGCTCGGTGGCGCAGGTGCAGGCCGACCCGCGGGTGCAGGAGGTCTACCTGGGTCCCGGGCGGCACTCGGAAGCCGCGCTGGGGGAGGGGGTTTAG
- the urtA gene encoding urea ABC transporter substrate-binding protein, translating into MGLLAGCGARVSDDAGSGVGGGTCVDTSGSTVKIGFLNSRSGTMAISENTVYNALKLAADQINSSGGVLGKQLTVLAEDGASEPTVFAEKAEKLIRADCVAAVFGGWTSSSRKAMLPVFESTNALLFYPVQYEGLESSKNIFYTGATTNQQIVPALDYLKEKGAKSLFLVGSDYVFPQTANKIIKAYAKANGIEVKGEEYAPLGHTDFSTIVSKVKAADADAVFNTLNGDSNVAFFKEYKNAGLTAEAMPVLSVSIAEEEVGGIGVGNIVGQPVAWNYYQTIDSPQNKKFVADFKAAYGPAKVTSDPMEAAYTSLYLWKGMVEKAKSFAVPDVQKAAGGVGFEAPEGTVTVNGDNHHIAKTALIGKIGPDGLIYTDWTSGKPIEPDPYLKSYPWAAGLSG; encoded by the coding sequence ATGGGGTTGCTCGCTGGTTGTGGTGCTCGCGTCTCGGACGACGCGGGGTCGGGGGTCGGAGGTGGTACCTGCGTCGACACCTCCGGGTCCACCGTCAAGATCGGGTTCCTCAACTCGCGTTCGGGCACGATGGCGATCAGCGAGAACACCGTCTACAACGCGCTGAAGCTGGCCGCCGACCAGATCAACAGCTCGGGCGGCGTGCTGGGCAAGCAACTGACTGTGCTCGCCGAGGACGGCGCGTCGGAGCCCACGGTGTTCGCCGAGAAGGCCGAGAAGCTGATCCGGGCCGACTGCGTCGCCGCGGTGTTCGGCGGCTGGACCTCGTCGTCGCGCAAGGCGATGCTGCCGGTCTTCGAGTCCACCAACGCCCTGCTGTTCTACCCGGTGCAGTACGAGGGCCTGGAGTCGTCGAAGAACATCTTCTACACCGGCGCCACCACCAACCAGCAGATCGTCCCGGCGCTGGACTACCTCAAGGAGAAGGGCGCCAAGAGCCTGTTCCTGGTGGGCAGCGACTACGTCTTCCCGCAGACCGCCAACAAGATCATCAAGGCGTACGCGAAGGCGAACGGCATCGAGGTCAAGGGCGAGGAGTACGCGCCGCTGGGCCACACCGACTTCTCCACGATCGTCTCCAAGGTCAAGGCCGCCGACGCCGACGCGGTCTTCAACACCCTCAACGGCGACTCGAACGTGGCGTTCTTCAAGGAGTACAAGAACGCCGGCCTGACCGCGGAGGCGATGCCGGTGCTGTCGGTGTCGATCGCCGAGGAGGAGGTCGGCGGCATCGGGGTGGGCAACATCGTGGGCCAGCCCGTGGCCTGGAACTACTACCAGACCATCGACAGCCCGCAGAACAAGAAGTTCGTCGCGGACTTCAAGGCGGCCTACGGGCCCGCGAAGGTCACCTCCGACCCGATGGAGGCCGCCTACACGTCGCTGTACCTGTGGAAGGGCATGGTCGAGAAGGCGAAGTCGTTCGCGGTGCCCGACGTCCAGAAGGCCGCGGGCGGGGTCGGCTTCGAGGCGCCCGAGGGGACGGTGACGGTCAACGGCGACAACCACCACATCGCCAAGACCGCGCTGATCGGCAAGATCGGCCCGGACGGGCTGATCTACACCGACTGGACCTCCGGCAAGCCGATCGAGCCGGACCCCTACCTCAAGTCCTACCCCTGGGCCGCCGGCCTGTCCGGCTGA
- a CDS encoding APC family permease, which translates to MSAHRIGLAQGTAIYVGAILGAGILALPALAAAEAGPAAVIAWTSLVLFCVPVALSFAAMGSEYPDGGGIATFVAKAWGPRASGAVGYWFYFALPAGAPATAFVGGQYVAHALGGGDRQALAVAAVLLAGAFGINAVGLKVSGRVQLGLVSLLAVLLLVAVVTALPQSDTDHLTPFAPNGWLSVGHAASLLFFTFAGWEAVTHLSGEFRDPRRDLRRTAILTLVVVAVLYLGLALACTLVLGPELAGSSAPLTLLLERGVGPAAGPVTAVLAIVLTFGTMTAYLAGASRLGAALARDGALPAWLRRGHAAGEVPRRSLGLLFVLSLALSAAALGFGLELGDVMLAASTCFIAVTVAGLAAGLRLLPRRSPVWWGTVVALVVMTVVLLFSGYFLLVPAVLAGISVAYSGRSRAAVPEVVENPTHSTTE; encoded by the coding sequence ATGAGTGCTCACCGCATCGGTCTGGCGCAGGGCACGGCGATCTACGTGGGGGCGATCCTCGGTGCGGGGATCCTCGCGCTGCCCGCGCTCGCCGCGGCCGAGGCCGGACCCGCCGCCGTGATCGCCTGGACGAGCCTGGTGCTGTTCTGCGTGCCGGTGGCGTTGAGCTTCGCCGCGATGGGCTCGGAGTACCCGGACGGCGGCGGCATCGCCACGTTCGTGGCCAAGGCGTGGGGGCCGCGGGCGTCGGGCGCGGTCGGGTACTGGTTCTACTTCGCGCTGCCCGCCGGGGCGCCCGCGACCGCGTTCGTCGGCGGGCAGTACGTCGCCCACGCGCTGGGCGGTGGCGACCGGCAGGCGCTGGCGGTCGCCGCGGTCCTGCTGGCGGGGGCGTTCGGCATCAACGCGGTCGGCCTCAAGGTCTCCGGGCGCGTGCAGCTCGGCCTGGTCAGCCTGCTGGCGGTGCTGCTGCTGGTCGCCGTGGTCACCGCGCTGCCCCAGTCCGACACCGACCACCTCACCCCGTTCGCGCCGAACGGCTGGCTGTCCGTCGGGCACGCGGCGAGCCTGCTGTTCTTCACCTTCGCGGGCTGGGAGGCGGTCACCCACCTGTCCGGCGAGTTCCGCGACCCGCGCCGCGACCTGCGCCGCACCGCGATCCTCACGCTGGTCGTGGTCGCCGTGCTGTACCTGGGCCTCGCCCTGGCCTGCACGCTGGTCCTGGGTCCCGAGCTGGCCGGGTCGAGCGCGCCGCTGACGCTGCTGCTGGAACGCGGTGTCGGCCCGGCCGCGGGTCCCGTGACGGCGGTCCTGGCGATCGTGCTGACCTTCGGCACCATGACCGCCTACCTGGCGGGCGCGTCCCGGCTGGGCGCGGCGCTGGCCCGGGACGGCGCGCTGCCCGCGTGGCTGCGCCGGGGCCACGCGGCGGGCGAGGTGCCCCGCCGCAGCCTGGGCCTGCTGTTCGTGCTGAGCCTCGCGCTGTCCGCCGCCGCCCTGGGCTTCGGCCTCGAACTGGGCGACGTGATGCTGGCCGCCTCGACGTGCTTCATCGCGGTGACGGTGGCCGGGCTCGCGGCGGGCCTGCGGTTGCTGCCCCGGCGTTCGCCCGTCTGGTGGGGCACGGTCGTCGCCTTGGTCGTGATGACCGTCGTGCTCCTCTTCTCGGGCTATTTCCTCTTGGTGCCCGCGGTGCTCGCGGGAATCTCGGTCGCCTACTCCGGCCGGTCGCGCGCGGCCGTTCCGGAAGTCGTCGAAAACCCCACCCACAGCACCACCGAATGA
- the urtE gene encoding urea ABC transporter ATP-binding subunit UrtE — translation MLRLVDVEVAYGRTSVVHGVTVEVPAGEVTAIMGHNGAGKTTLLRAAVGTLPVRSGRVLLDGEDVTALPPHKRVARGLGYVPQGQQSFGQLTTMENLRVVADGRPRGAALIDEALDVFPALRRLLGRRAGLLSGGQRQQLAIARALVAQPRVLVLDEPTEGIQPSVVAEIEDVILALTRRGDLSVLLVEQHVGFALSAAHSYYVLASGRVTSSGPGGENALGDVRAAMAI, via the coding sequence GTGCTGCGACTGGTCGACGTGGAGGTCGCCTACGGGCGCACGTCCGTGGTGCACGGCGTCACCGTGGAGGTGCCGGCCGGTGAGGTGACCGCGATCATGGGCCACAACGGGGCCGGCAAGACCACGCTGCTGCGCGCCGCGGTCGGGACGCTGCCGGTGCGCTCCGGGCGGGTGCTGCTCGACGGGGAGGACGTCACCGCGCTGCCGCCGCACAAACGGGTCGCGCGCGGGCTGGGGTACGTGCCGCAGGGACAGCAGTCGTTCGGGCAGCTGACCACGATGGAGAACCTGCGCGTCGTCGCGGACGGGCGGCCGCGCGGCGCGGCGTTGATCGACGAAGCCTTGGACGTCTTCCCGGCCCTGCGGAGGTTGCTCGGCCGCCGCGCCGGGCTGCTGTCCGGCGGGCAGCGCCAGCAGCTGGCCATCGCCCGCGCGCTGGTCGCGCAGCCGCGGGTGCTGGTCCTGGACGAGCCCACGGAGGGCATCCAGCCGTCCGTGGTCGCGGAGATCGAGGACGTGATCCTCGCGTTGACCCGGCGTGGGGACCTGTCGGTGCTCCTGGTGGAACAGCACGTGGGCTTCGCGCTGTCGGCCGCGCACTCGTACTACGTGCTCGCGTCCGGCCGGGTCACGTCGTCCGGTCCCGGTGGCGAGAACGCGCTCGGTGACGTCCGGGCAGCGATGGCCATCTGA
- a CDS encoding ABC transporter ATP-binding protein has translation MGEPVGSVGAGGAALGSVGAGDEAVGAGGEPLVVVAGVEHRYRSGRAEVPALGPLDLDVEPGEFVVVVGPSGSGKSTLLRLVGGFERPAVGSVRVLGGTPVPGRDVGTVFQQPRLFPWQTVGGNVGTALRWAGVPRAQRPERTRRLLGQVGLAELGARRTWEISGGQQQRVAIARALAARPRLLLMDEPFAALDALTRERLQEDVRALAEGGRAVVFVTHSVDEAVFLASRVVVLSDRPGRVVLDLPVPLPRAGVSADELRGSAEFAALRGEVAGTVRALSVPG, from the coding sequence GTGGGTGAGCCGGTGGGCTCGGTGGGCGCTGGGGGTGCGGCGCTGGGCTCGGTGGGCGCTGGAGATGAGGCGGTGGGCGCTGGGGGTGAGCCGTTGGTCGTGGTGGCCGGTGTCGAGCACCGCTACCGGTCCGGGCGCGCCGAGGTGCCCGCGCTCGGACCGCTGGACCTGGACGTCGAGCCCGGAGAGTTCGTGGTCGTGGTCGGGCCGTCCGGGTCGGGCAAGAGCACGCTGCTGCGGCTGGTCGGCGGGTTCGAACGGCCTGCGGTCGGGTCGGTCCGGGTGCTCGGCGGGACGCCCGTGCCCGGCCGGGACGTCGGCACCGTGTTCCAGCAGCCCCGGCTGTTCCCGTGGCAGACCGTGGGCGGCAACGTCGGCACCGCCCTGCGGTGGGCCGGGGTGCCGCGGGCGCAGCGCCCGGAGCGGACCCGCCGGTTGCTCGGGCAGGTCGGGTTGGCCGAGCTGGGTGCGCGCCGCACGTGGGAGATCTCCGGCGGCCAGCAGCAGCGCGTGGCCATCGCCCGAGCACTCGCCGCCCGCCCCCGGCTGCTGCTCATGGACGAACCCTTCGCCGCGCTGGACGCGTTGACCCGCGAACGGCTCCAGGAGGACGTCCGCGCACTGGCCGAGGGTGGGCGGGCGGTGGTGTTCGTGACCCACAGCGTGGACGAGGCCGTGTTCCTGGCCAGTCGCGTCGTCGTCCTGTCCGACCGGCCTGGGCGGGTGGTCCTGGATCTGCCCGTGCCGCTGCCGCGTGCCGGGGTGTCCGCTGACGAGTTGCGCGGGTCGGCGGAGTTTGCCGCCCTTCGTGGCGAGGTCGCCGGCACCGTTCGCGCCCTCTCGGTCCCGGGGTGA
- the urtB gene encoding urea ABC transporter permease subunit UrtB gives MEILLSQLFNGLSGGSILLLAALGLALTFGQMGVINMAHGEFIMAGAYTAYVVQGVLGDAGLSLLVSLPAAFVVGGLLGLALEALLLRRMYHRPLDTLLVTFGVSLVLQQLARDVFGTAGVDVAAPGWLSGPVEVLGFAFPKTRLFILAIAVAAVVVLSVLLAFTPLGRRIRATVQNRALAETSGISTRRTDRTTFFVGSGLAGVAGVALTLMGSISANLGTAYIVDAFLVVVVGGIGQIKGAVIAAFVLGVAQSWIEYSTTASIAKVVVLALIVVFLQVRPQGIFVVRTRSLA, from the coding sequence GTGGAAATCCTGCTGAGCCAGCTGTTCAACGGCTTGTCGGGAGGGTCGATCCTCCTGCTGGCCGCGCTCGGCCTCGCCCTGACCTTCGGGCAGATGGGCGTCATCAACATGGCGCACGGCGAGTTCATCATGGCCGGGGCCTACACCGCCTACGTGGTGCAGGGCGTGCTCGGCGACGCCGGGCTGTCGCTGCTGGTGTCGCTGCCGGCGGCGTTCGTCGTGGGCGGTCTGCTCGGTCTCGCCCTGGAAGCGCTCCTGCTGCGGCGCATGTACCACCGGCCGCTCGACACGCTGCTGGTCACATTCGGCGTTTCCCTGGTGCTGCAACAACTCGCGCGTGACGTGTTCGGCACCGCGGGGGTGGACGTGGCCGCGCCGGGCTGGCTGTCGGGCCCGGTCGAAGTGCTCGGGTTCGCGTTCCCGAAGACCCGGCTGTTCATCCTCGCGATCGCCGTCGCGGCCGTGGTCGTGCTGTCGGTGCTGCTGGCGTTCACCCCGCTGGGGCGGCGGATCCGCGCCACCGTGCAGAACCGCGCGCTCGCGGAGACCTCCGGCATCTCCACGCGGCGCACCGACCGCACCACCTTCTTCGTCGGTTCCGGCCTGGCCGGTGTCGCCGGGGTCGCGCTCACGCTGATGGGCTCCATCTCGGCCAACCTCGGCACCGCCTACATCGTCGACGCGTTCCTGGTGGTCGTGGTCGGCGGGATCGGCCAGATCAAGGGCGCGGTGATCGCGGCGTTCGTGCTCGGCGTCGCCCAGTCGTGGATCGAGTACTCCACCACCGCGTCGATCGCGAAGGTGGTCGTGCTGGCGCTGATCGTGGTGTTCCTCCAGGTGCGCCCCCAGGGCATCTTCGTCGTGCGGACCCGGAGCCTGGCATGA
- a CDS encoding lysine biosynthesis protein LysW gives MIATVSCLVCDSALEVAPDAEKGEIVECGSCGQEHEVVEAADGRFAVAFAPEVEEDWGE, from the coding sequence ATGATCGCAACCGTCAGCTGCCTCGTCTGCGACTCCGCGCTGGAAGTGGCGCCGGACGCCGAAAAGGGCGAGATCGTCGAATGCGGTTCGTGCGGCCAGGAGCACGAGGTCGTCGAGGCGGCCGACGGGCGCTTCGCGGTCGCGTTCGCGCCGGAGGTCGAAGAGGACTGGGGCGAGTGA
- a CDS encoding RimK family alpha-L-glutamate ligase, translating to MTGRPDVLLSVTVVRPDERRLLDALRAAGTTVETALVADIGNVLNGSAPPPAVALLRNLSHREAAGIAHRLGHLGVPTLNTAAAIDVCHDKGTQALLFARHGIPHPTSLHAFGHDQVRDIALSLGWPVVVKPLSGSWGRGVVRLTDPACLEAWTGGRESADAAGKLFPVLVQEYVEKPGHDLRVVVVGTEPVVAIERRSADWRTNTHLGATVRRTEITPAVRDLCDRVVALLGPGFYGVDLLEDVRTGELKVLEVNANPEFAKSSAQHGVDVAAHLARFLADRVRHLAAA from the coding sequence GTGACCGGGCGGCCCGACGTCCTGCTGTCGGTGACGGTGGTGCGGCCCGACGAACGGCGGTTGCTGGACGCGCTGCGCGCGGCGGGCACCACCGTCGAGACCGCCCTCGTCGCCGACATCGGCAACGTGCTCAACGGGTCCGCGCCACCGCCCGCCGTCGCGTTGCTGCGCAACCTGTCCCACCGCGAGGCGGCGGGCATCGCGCACCGGCTCGGCCACCTCGGCGTGCCGACCCTGAACACCGCCGCGGCGATCGACGTCTGCCACGACAAGGGCACGCAGGCGCTGCTGTTCGCCCGGCACGGCATCCCGCACCCGACCTCGCTGCACGCGTTCGGCCACGACCAGGTGCGGGACATCGCGCTGTCGCTGGGCTGGCCGGTCGTGGTCAAACCGCTCAGCGGCTCCTGGGGGCGCGGCGTGGTCCGGTTGACCGACCCGGCGTGCCTGGAGGCGTGGACGGGCGGCCGCGAGTCCGCCGACGCGGCGGGCAAGCTGTTCCCCGTCCTGGTGCAGGAGTACGTGGAGAAACCCGGTCACGACCTGCGCGTGGTCGTCGTCGGCACGGAGCCGGTGGTGGCGATCGAGCGCCGCTCGGCGGACTGGCGCACCAACACCCACCTCGGCGCGACCGTGCGGCGCACCGAGATCACCCCGGCGGTCCGGGACCTGTGCGACCGCGTGGTGGCGCTGCTGGGCCCCGGCTTCTACGGCGTCGACCTGCTGGAGGACGTCCGGACCGGCGAGCTGAAGGTGTTGGAGGTCAACGCCAACCCGGAGTTCGCCAAGTCGTCCGCCCAGCACGGCGTGGACGTCGCCGCGCACCTCGCCCGCTTCCTGGCCGACCGCGTCCGCCACCTCGCCGCCGCCTGA
- a CDS encoding DegT/DnrJ/EryC1/StrS family aminotransferase, whose product MNTDFPRAPLPLPRAEDVTEELAALDGPPVVPAGLRRTAFPVITKEDVFKLLLSTRVDPAKVVEDFAEAYREHVGAAHAIPTASGTSSLHLALVGAGVRPGDEVVVPAFTFIATAQAVVAAGAIPVFADIEPDTYCLDPAAAERAVTERTRAIMPVHVHGLPADLTALRAVADRHGLALVEDASHAHSARFEGRVAGSIGDAAGQSLMADKNFPVGGEGGIAFFASADAHARAVEYVERHGIDYGMSWIAAAFGASQLERLPYYDEVRARNAARLAEVLGDTGLFSAPHVPEGRTHAYNMYRIGLHPDAVGLGDLPVHAVKEVVHELLVAEGVPAREWQNTPIPCHLPFRRREGFGGGYPFTLNPAAARDYAPEDFPVTLQMLSSTLVLCRELRSPVEYERLERYGHAFAKVARRPDAIRKLVGGREFPLPHEKAARLG is encoded by the coding sequence GTGAACACCGACTTCCCGAGAGCGCCGCTGCCGCTGCCGCGCGCCGAGGACGTGACCGAGGAACTGGCCGCGCTGGACGGCCCGCCGGTCGTCCCCGCCGGCCTGCGCCGCACCGCCTTCCCGGTCATCACCAAGGAAGACGTCTTCAAGCTGCTGCTGTCCACCCGCGTCGACCCGGCCAAGGTCGTGGAGGACTTCGCGGAGGCCTACCGGGAGCACGTGGGCGCGGCGCACGCCATCCCCACCGCCAGCGGCACCTCCAGCCTGCACCTGGCGCTGGTCGGCGCGGGCGTGCGGCCGGGTGACGAGGTGGTCGTGCCCGCGTTCACGTTCATCGCCACCGCGCAGGCGGTCGTCGCCGCGGGCGCGATCCCGGTGTTCGCCGACATCGAGCCGGACACCTACTGCCTCGACCCGGCCGCCGCCGAGCGCGCCGTCACCGAACGGACCCGGGCGATCATGCCGGTGCACGTCCACGGGCTGCCGGCGGACCTGACCGCGTTGCGCGCGGTGGCCGACCGGCACGGGCTGGCGCTGGTCGAAGACGCCTCGCACGCGCACTCGGCCCGGTTCGAGGGCCGGGTCGCGGGCTCCATCGGCGACGCGGCCGGGCAGAGCCTGATGGCGGACAAGAACTTCCCGGTCGGCGGCGAGGGCGGGATCGCGTTCTTCGCCTCGGCCGACGCGCACGCCCGCGCGGTCGAGTACGTGGAGCGGCACGGCATCGACTACGGCATGTCGTGGATCGCCGCGGCGTTCGGCGCCAGCCAGCTGGAAAGGTTGCCGTACTACGACGAGGTCCGCGCCCGCAACGCCGCGCGGCTGGCCGAGGTGCTCGGCGACACCGGCCTGTTCAGCGCGCCGCACGTGCCCGAGGGGCGCACGCACGCGTACAACATGTACCGGATCGGGTTGCACCCCGACGCGGTCGGCCTCGGCGACCTGCCCGTGCACGCGGTGAAGGAGGTCGTGCACGAACTGCTGGTGGCGGAAGGGGTGCCGGCGCGCGAGTGGCAGAACACGCCGATCCCGTGCCACCTCCCGTTCCGCCGGCGCGAGGGGTTCGGCGGCGGGTACCCGTTCACCCTGAACCCGGCGGCGGCGCGCGACTACGCGCCCGAGGACTTCCCGGTCACGTTGCAGATGCTCAGCAGCACGCTGGTGCTGTGCCGGGAGCTGCGGTCGCCGGTCGAGTACGAGCGGCTGGAGCGGTACGGGCACGCGTTCGCCAAGGTGGCGCGCCGACCGGACGCGATCCGCAAGCTGGTCGGCGGCCGGGAGTTCCCGCTGCCGCACGAGAAGGCGGCCCGCCTTGGCTGA